From the Carya illinoinensis cultivar Pawnee chromosome 4, C.illinoinensisPawnee_v1, whole genome shotgun sequence genome, one window contains:
- the LOC122306396 gene encoding uncharacterized protein LOC122306396, which produces MVANKQRRGRTWKRRTRIECYKPPNLDEIVQVCDRQEKRGGKGRPERQMKAFRQLIDDCSLIDLGYEGHPFTWCNIREAPHSLSERLDRFLANQIWLDSFQNYTVVHGMAAYSNHLPVICYSSSEKRSTRGKLFRFEAKWAKDEDCERVIADSWKCDIGDNPMNRFKTQVEACSQNITHWNKIKFGRV; this is translated from the exons ATGGTTGCCAATAAACAAAGGAGGGGTAGAACATGGAAAAGAAGGACCCGTATTGAATGCTACAAGCCCCCTAACCTGGATGAAATAGTGCAGGTTTGTGACAGACAG GAAAAGAGGGGTGGCAAAGGTAGACCTGAACGACAAATGAAAGCATTCAGACAGCTTATAGATGACTGCTCATTAATTGACTTGGGGTATGAGGGCCACCCTTTCACTTGGTGTAATATAAGGGAAGCCCCACACTCTCTCAGTGAAAGGCTTGATAGATTCTTAGCAAATCAAATATGGCTAGATAGTTTCCAGAATTATACAGTGGTGCATGGGATGGCAGCCTACTCTAACCACCTCCCAGTTATATGTTATTCAAGCAGTGAAAAGAGAAGCACTAGAGGCAAACTGTTTAGGTTCGAGGCCAAGTGGGCTAAGGATGAGGACTGTGAGAGAGTTATAGCTGACTCATGGAAGTGTGACATAGGTGATAACCCTATGAACAGATTCAAGACACAAGTTGAGGCCTGTTCTCAAAACATAACACACTGGAACAAGATCAAGTTTGGAAGGGTGTAG